The following proteins are co-located in the Planococcus plakortidis genome:
- a CDS encoding DUF3784 domain-containing protein, producing the protein MGEMKSGALIIGGGVLLLVLLGLYMLQGKGTFLIAGYNTMPKEEKAKYDGPAMARFIGKLLIALAFSMLFWLAGALLEKSWMFYIGVALFLGFTGAALIYMNTGGRFLKQPSGDGHEKNK; encoded by the coding sequence ATGGGTGAAATGAAGTCGGGGGCATTGATCATCGGCGGGGGCGTATTATTATTGGTGCTCCTGGGGCTATATATGCTGCAAGGCAAAGGGACATTTCTGATCGCGGGCTATAATACGATGCCGAAAGAAGAAAAAGCGAAATACGACGGCCCGGCGATGGCCCGGTTTATCGGGAAATTATTGATCGCTTTGGCATTCAGCATGCTTTTTTGGCTCGCTGGCGCGTTGCTTGAAAAAAGTTGGATGTTCTACATCGGCGTGGCCTTATTCCTTGGATTCACCGGTGCGGCGTTGATTTATATGAATACGGGCGGCCGTTTTCTGAAACAGCCTTCTGGGGATGGGCACGAAAAAAACAAGTGA
- a CDS encoding Glu/Leu/Phe/Val family dehydrogenase, translating to MTQQEHRQEEVAEDLKQEMPAKEVKNGVELSNPLEIVQRMLEVATQELELPQGVYEILKKPKRILKVSIPVRMDDGTYREFEGYRSQHLDVLGPTKGGVRFHPGVTEDEVAALSIWMSMKAAILGIPYGGGKGGIIVNPKELSERELEELSRGFIRELEPIMGPEKDIPAPDVNTTPQIMGWMIDEFSRLKGKNVPGTITGKPLILGGSEGRVEATGRGVVFTIEDAAKKLGLELEGMTAVVQGFGNVGSITAKLLHERGVKVLGIVDAGGGVYHKDGLPIEELIGYAQTTGTVAGYNGFESLSNEELFAADVDIVVPAALENQITSATGPTIRAKIVAEAANGPTTPDGNAAMEKNGVTVIPDILCNAGGVTVSYFEWVQNTTHLRWTEQEVNERLHTEMTDAFDDVYEMKEQKGCTMREAAYLVAVERIAQAMEARGWI from the coding sequence ATGACACAGCAGGAACATCGCCAGGAAGAAGTAGCAGAAGATTTGAAGCAGGAGATGCCTGCGAAAGAAGTGAAGAACGGGGTCGAACTTTCGAACCCGCTTGAAATCGTCCAGCGCATGCTTGAAGTGGCGACGCAGGAACTCGAATTGCCGCAAGGAGTATACGAAATCCTGAAAAAACCGAAGCGCATCTTGAAAGTGTCGATTCCGGTGCGCATGGATGACGGGACCTATCGCGAATTCGAGGGCTATCGCTCGCAGCATCTGGACGTGCTCGGCCCGACAAAAGGCGGCGTCCGGTTTCACCCTGGCGTGACGGAAGACGAAGTGGCGGCTTTGTCGATTTGGATGTCGATGAAAGCGGCCATTCTCGGAATCCCTTACGGCGGCGGCAAAGGCGGAATCATCGTCAATCCGAAAGAACTATCCGAACGGGAACTCGAGGAATTATCCCGTGGCTTCATCCGCGAACTCGAACCGATCATGGGGCCTGAAAAAGATATCCCGGCGCCGGACGTCAATACGACACCGCAGATCATGGGGTGGATGATCGATGAATTCTCCCGCCTGAAAGGGAAAAACGTGCCCGGCACGATTACCGGCAAGCCGTTGATCCTCGGAGGATCGGAAGGCCGCGTGGAAGCGACCGGCCGCGGCGTCGTCTTCACCATCGAAGATGCTGCCAAGAAATTGGGGCTCGAACTTGAAGGCATGACCGCAGTCGTGCAAGGCTTCGGGAATGTCGGATCGATCACTGCCAAACTATTGCATGAGCGCGGCGTGAAAGTGCTCGGCATCGTCGACGCGGGCGGTGGCGTTTACCATAAAGACGGGCTGCCGATCGAAGAATTGATCGGCTATGCCCAAACGACCGGCACGGTTGCCGGATATAACGGCTTCGAATCACTCAGCAATGAAGAGCTATTCGCTGCCGATGTGGACATCGTCGTGCCTGCCGCGCTCGAAAACCAGATCACTTCAGCCACCGGCCCGACCATCCGCGCCAAGATCGTGGCAGAGGCGGCGAATGGCCCAACCACGCCGGATGGCAACGCCGCGATGGAAAAGAACGGCGTCACCGTCATTCCGGATATTCTATGCAATGCGGGCGGCGTCACGGTATCCTATTTCGAATGGGTACAGAATACGACCCATCTGCGCTGGACCGAACAGGAAGTGAACGAGCGGCTCCACACCGAAATGACCGACGCTTTCGATGATGTCTACGAGATGAAAGAACAAAAAGGCTGCACGATGCGCGAAGCCGCTTATTTGGTCGCTGTTGAACGAATCGCCCAGGCGATGGAAGCACGCGGCTGGATCTAA
- a CDS encoding LTA synthase family protein, protein MKIIDYWVYLAFSAFKLFLFSLYTDTPFSLGFFLISFSSALILSSWTLLIDSRKRRWILLSLLALHSVLLISDVWYYRYFGDLLSVQLIPSMTQMNDVGGGFLSLIRWTDFFFFADFLLYLAFIFALKKRVAERPQINRKLAAVLAALGLLVFFAPLLASIAKGERWLTGDAASNMREYYELGFWGYHGYDFGKGIVSIFREPEPSDQDKALLQEAAADLRTKNSGEQPNIILVQLESLQNSVIGQEIGGEEVTPYLNRLEEEMLYFSSFHHQTHEGRTSDAEFSINTSLHPLRTGSVYTRFPDSTFAPLPEALRTGGYDTAAMHAYEASFWNRNTVYENIGFSRFFSEKDYPDTEKIGMAINDEDFFRTSVDHIQKLQEPYYAFMIALSSHIPFTIPEDKKELALPGYEDELLRNYYHTIHYVDGAVEVLVDELKQRDMWDDSLVIFYGDHDSGLTEKGREMASKLDADGTTEQFELFRTVPLWIKPPNLSEGKTIETVGGQIDLAPTILELAGIDQGFMLGTSLLSGTEKPVVFRDGSFRKGDVYFKPDLTSPPRFW, encoded by the coding sequence ATGAAAATAATCGATTACTGGGTCTATTTGGCCTTTTCCGCATTTAAATTATTCCTCTTCAGCCTGTATACCGATACCCCGTTCAGTCTCGGATTTTTCCTGATCAGCTTCTCGAGCGCATTGATCCTCTCAAGCTGGACTTTGCTGATCGATTCCCGCAAACGCCGCTGGATTTTGCTATCGCTCTTGGCGCTCCATAGCGTCCTGTTGATTTCGGATGTATGGTATTACCGTTATTTCGGTGATTTATTATCCGTCCAATTGATTCCCTCGATGACGCAAATGAACGATGTCGGCGGCGGGTTTTTAAGCTTGATCCGCTGGACGGACTTTTTCTTTTTCGCTGACTTCCTTTTGTATCTTGCCTTCATTTTCGCCCTTAAAAAACGCGTAGCAGAACGGCCGCAAATAAACCGCAAATTGGCGGCGGTACTGGCCGCGCTTGGGTTGTTGGTATTTTTCGCCCCGCTCCTTGCGAGCATCGCAAAAGGCGAACGCTGGCTTACCGGGGACGCTGCGAGCAATATGCGCGAATACTATGAGCTTGGATTTTGGGGCTACCATGGCTATGATTTCGGAAAAGGTATCGTTTCCATTTTCCGCGAACCCGAGCCATCCGATCAGGATAAAGCCCTTCTCCAGGAAGCGGCCGCAGACCTTCGCACGAAAAACAGCGGCGAGCAGCCGAACATCATCCTCGTGCAATTGGAATCACTGCAGAACTCCGTCATCGGCCAGGAAATCGGCGGAGAAGAAGTGACGCCTTACTTGAATAGGCTTGAAGAGGAAATGCTTTACTTCTCTTCCTTCCACCATCAAACCCATGAAGGGCGCACATCGGATGCAGAATTTTCCATCAATACTTCGTTGCATCCGCTGCGCACAGGATCTGTCTACACCCGCTTTCCGGACAGCACATTCGCGCCGCTTCCGGAAGCCCTGCGCACAGGCGGCTACGATACAGCCGCCATGCACGCCTATGAAGCAAGTTTTTGGAACCGCAATACGGTCTATGAAAACATCGGCTTTTCCCGCTTTTTCAGCGAAAAGGACTACCCCGATACGGAAAAAATCGGCATGGCGATCAATGACGAAGATTTCTTCAGGACTTCGGTCGATCACATCCAAAAGCTGCAGGAACCGTATTATGCCTTCATGATCGCCTTGAGCAGCCATATTCCCTTTACGATTCCTGAAGATAAAAAAGAGTTGGCGCTGCCGGGCTATGAAGATGAACTACTGCGGAATTATTACCATACCATCCATTATGTTGACGGGGCGGTCGAAGTACTCGTCGATGAATTGAAACAGCGAGATATGTGGGACGATTCACTGGTCATTTTCTATGGTGACCACGACAGCGGATTGACCGAAAAAGGCCGTGAGATGGCAAGCAAGCTCGATGCCGATGGAACGACAGAGCAATTCGAATTGTTCCGGACGGTACCGCTATGGATCAAGCCACCGAACTTATCAGAAGGTAAAACAATCGAGACCGTTGGCGGGCAGATTGACTTGGCACCGACGATCCTGGAACTTGCGGGTATCGACCAAGGCTTCATGCTCGGCACTTCATTGCTGTCGGGCACCGAAAAGCCCGTCGTTTTCCGCGACGGCTCGTTCCGGAAAGGCGATGTGTACTTCAAGCCGGACCTGACCTCGCCCCCCCGGTTCTGGTGA
- the msrB gene encoding peptide-methionine (R)-S-oxide reductase MsrB yields the protein MKKYFLPGLLLLLLAGCSSEAVTDSTTVSSATESRFPDNPNEGLEFDTENLEDIWFAGGCFWGVEAYMARIYGVYDVTSGYAGGTIENPTYEEVLTGDTGYAETVHLRYDPERVSLEELLDRYFLIIDPTLVDQQGNDRGNQYRTAIFYDDPSAVSTIEKEITDEQQKYEKPIVTEVEPLTNYYLAENYHQDYLEKNPDGYCHVDFTSLEDQEVPQLVDPADYPKPDEDKIREMLTDEQYRVTQEAGTESAFDNEYDGFYEPGIYVDIVTGEPLFSSKDKYDSGTGWPSFTKPIDPAVVTEHDDLSLFGMRTEIRSRTGDSHLGHVFEDGPEEAGGLRYCMNSAALRFVPLEEMEAQGYGYLTDKALE from the coding sequence ATGAAAAAATATTTTCTGCCTGGGCTCTTGCTATTGCTGCTGGCGGGCTGTTCAAGCGAAGCCGTTACCGACTCGACCACCGTCTCTTCTGCAACGGAATCACGTTTCCCGGATAACCCGAACGAAGGGCTGGAATTTGATACGGAAAACCTGGAAGACATCTGGTTCGCGGGTGGCTGCTTCTGGGGCGTCGAAGCCTATATGGCCCGCATTTACGGTGTCTATGACGTGACGTCGGGCTATGCAGGCGGAACGATCGAAAACCCGACATACGAAGAAGTGCTGACAGGCGATACCGGCTATGCCGAGACCGTCCATTTGCGCTATGACCCCGAGCGTGTGTCGCTAGAGGAATTGCTCGACCGCTATTTCCTCATCATCGACCCGACACTCGTCGACCAGCAGGGCAATGACCGCGGCAACCAATACCGGACAGCCATTTTCTATGACGACCCTTCGGCTGTAAGCACAATCGAGAAGGAAATCACCGACGAGCAACAAAAATACGAGAAACCCATTGTCACAGAAGTCGAGCCGCTGACGAATTACTATCTCGCGGAGAATTACCATCAAGATTATTTGGAGAAAAATCCTGACGGTTATTGCCATGTTGACTTTACGAGCTTAGAAGATCAGGAAGTGCCGCAATTAGTCGATCCGGCTGATTACCCAAAACCGGACGAAGACAAAATTCGGGAAATGCTGACCGATGAGCAATACCGCGTCACCCAGGAAGCTGGGACAGAGAGCGCTTTCGATAATGAATACGACGGCTTTTACGAACCCGGCATCTATGTCGACATCGTCACAGGCGAACCGCTCTTTTCTTCCAAGGACAAATACGATTCAGGAACCGGCTGGCCAAGCTTTACGAAGCCGATCGATCCGGCAGTCGTGACCGAACACGACGACCTTTCCCTGTTCGGCATGCGGACCGAAATCAGGAGCCGCACGGGAGACAGCCATCTGGGGCATGTCTTTGAAGACGGGCCGGAAGAAGCTGGCGGTTTGCGCTATTGCATGAACAGTGCGGCATTGCGTTTTGTGCCGCTCGAAGAGATGGAAGCGCAAGGCTACGGATACCTGACGGACAAAGCACTTGAGTGA
- a CDS encoding SDR family NAD(P)-dependent oxidoreductase, whose translation MSIFSQQALAGKHILVTGATGGIGWETAKTLAQMGATLTVSGRDPDKLTQLASELSPLIDTSSLYVHAADLTDPQEREQLVESAEERLGFIGGLVNSAGAAGGKQVEELDQEFLERLMNINYTSTFMLTQLVYRRMMEEGRGDIVNLASLSGLRGTAGNTAYAASKFAVVGWTQSMALEAIEHGIRVNAVCPGYVDTEMARASIQRKAERKGIPFAQAMEEAEAGIPSHRLSTPQEVARTIAFLLTDAAPNIVGESVKISGGSVMR comes from the coding sequence ATGAGTATTTTCAGCCAACAAGCATTGGCCGGCAAGCACATACTGGTCACGGGAGCGACTGGGGGCATCGGCTGGGAAACAGCCAAAACACTGGCGCAGATGGGCGCGACACTTACGGTTAGCGGCCGTGACCCGGATAAATTAACGCAATTGGCAAGCGAATTATCGCCGTTGATAGACACAAGCTCCTTGTACGTCCATGCAGCGGATTTAACGGATCCACAGGAACGGGAGCAACTGGTGGAAAGCGCGGAAGAGCGTCTCGGCTTTATCGGCGGATTGGTGAACTCTGCCGGCGCAGCTGGCGGAAAACAAGTGGAGGAACTGGACCAGGAATTTCTGGAGCGGTTGATGAACATCAATTACACCTCTACCTTTATGCTGACGCAGTTGGTGTACCGGCGCATGATGGAAGAAGGCCGAGGGGACATCGTCAATCTCGCTTCTCTTTCGGGGCTTCGCGGCACGGCCGGAAACACGGCTTATGCGGCAAGCAAATTCGCGGTGGTCGGTTGGACGCAATCCATGGCCTTGGAGGCGATTGAGCATGGCATCCGCGTCAATGCAGTATGCCCGGGATATGTCGATACGGAAATGGCGAGGGCCAGCATCCAGAGAAAAGCGGAGCGCAAAGGGATTCCATTTGCGCAGGCGATGGAAGAAGCGGAGGCAGGGATCCCCTCGCACCGGCTGTCAACTCCTCAGGAAGTCGCCCGAACGATTGCATTCCTGCTAACAGATGCCGCACCGAATATCGTCGGGGAATCGGTGAAGATTTCCGGCGGCAGCGTCATGAGATGA
- a CDS encoding STAS domain-containing protein, which yields MKKEITVGAAELKWDLETGEVLFDGGDVVFFWTSAMETFFDTIREITGTEATDLVLETTGFRQGIVVGEGFRELKNIDASNVVDWISNTYAPAGWGKVEIVEMDIEQYTFTMHIQDDWEFKMNQLNHKGTKGIFVPSHYAGVLTGLFGQNFWYRTIRYQNEEHPYSIVEYYPSEVTVQQNIRELSRRQQDKQIRQLEEMVDEKTKKLQKLVRELSSPVIPVLEGIIVVPMIGSYDEDRAEDLIDNTLNELPRHKAEFLLLDLTGLNREISEHTVQLIDKLAAAARLLGTETILVGVSPELAMIITRTMQDLSKFETLQSLQHGIYYALGRSGRSIHPKNK from the coding sequence ATGAAAAAAGAAATCACAGTCGGCGCAGCCGAGCTGAAATGGGATCTGGAAACGGGGGAAGTGCTTTTCGATGGCGGCGATGTCGTCTTTTTCTGGACTTCTGCCATGGAAACCTTTTTCGACACAATCCGGGAAATCACCGGCACCGAGGCAACCGACCTCGTGCTGGAGACTACGGGGTTCAGGCAAGGAATCGTTGTTGGGGAAGGGTTCCGCGAACTGAAGAATATCGATGCCAGCAATGTCGTCGATTGGATCTCCAATACATATGCACCCGCGGGCTGGGGGAAAGTCGAAATTGTCGAGATGGATATTGAACAGTATACATTCACGATGCACATACAGGATGATTGGGAGTTCAAAATGAATCAATTAAACCATAAAGGCACGAAAGGCATTTTCGTCCCCTCCCATTACGCCGGCGTCTTGACCGGCTTATTCGGGCAAAACTTCTGGTACCGGACCATCCGCTACCAAAACGAAGAACACCCTTATAGCATCGTCGAATATTATCCATCAGAAGTCACCGTGCAGCAAAACATCCGGGAACTTTCAAGGCGGCAACAGGACAAGCAAATCCGACAACTCGAGGAAATGGTGGATGAAAAGACCAAAAAGCTCCAAAAACTGGTGCGCGAGCTCTCCTCTCCTGTCATCCCGGTGCTTGAAGGGATCATCGTCGTCCCGATGATCGGAAGCTACGACGAAGACCGGGCAGAAGATTTGATCGATAACACCTTGAATGAGTTGCCGAGGCATAAAGCAGAGTTCCTGCTTCTCGACTTGACGGGACTGAACCGGGAGATCTCTGAGCATACTGTCCAATTGATCGATAAATTGGCAGCAGCGGCGCGCTTGCTCGGCACTGAGACAATTCTTGTCGGCGTCTCGCCGGAACTCGCCATGATCATAACCCGTACGATGCAGGACCTGTCGAAATTCGAAACCTTACAGAGCCTGCAGCACGGCATCTATTATGCGCTTGGCCGCAGCGGCCGCTCCATCCATCCAAAAAACAAGTGA
- a CDS encoding phosphatase PAP2 family protein has translation MERETKLSGFAFIVLLVGLGLAASFIVLFAQLADEMLDQELAVFDAVTIRLLEVVGSSGMDTAMFIITELGSVWFLVLMSLGVLWILGVRMRDKWGVLFYLVAVGGGSLLTLLLKHFFSRERPGINEAIDAVGYSFPSGHSMGSLIFYGFLIYLVIRTRQKPWLQWTSVFGLGALIVLIGISRIYLGAHFPSDVLAGYIAGTIWLVLSLVALEWIQWQQRSPVPPVTALRKVLAPLYRAVIDKL, from the coding sequence ATGGAGAGAGAAACGAAATTATCGGGATTTGCTTTTATTGTGCTTCTGGTCGGGCTTGGGCTGGCAGCGTCGTTCATAGTCCTGTTTGCGCAACTGGCCGATGAAATGCTCGATCAGGAATTGGCCGTATTCGACGCGGTCACCATCCGGTTGCTGGAAGTGGTCGGGAGCAGCGGAATGGATACAGCCATGTTCATCATCACCGAGCTTGGGTCGGTGTGGTTTCTTGTCTTGATGTCGCTTGGCGTTTTATGGATCCTCGGTGTCAGGATGCGCGACAAATGGGGCGTCTTGTTCTATTTAGTGGCAGTCGGTGGCGGCTCGTTGTTGACTCTTTTATTGAAGCATTTCTTCAGCAGGGAGCGGCCGGGCATCAATGAAGCGATCGATGCGGTCGGCTATAGTTTCCCGAGCGGCCATTCGATGGGGTCGCTCATCTTCTACGGTTTCCTCATTTACCTAGTTATCCGGACGAGGCAGAAACCATGGCTGCAATGGACGTCCGTTTTTGGCCTTGGCGCGCTGATCGTGCTGATCGGCATCAGCCGGATTTATCTGGGGGCGCATTTTCCGAGCGATGTCTTGGCGGGCTATATCGCCGGCACTATCTGGCTTGTGCTGAGCCTGGTGGCGCTCGAATGGATCCAATGGCAACAGCGAAGCCCGGTGCCGCCTGTTACAGCCTTGCGGAAAGTATTGGCGCCCCTCTACCGGGCGGTCATCGATAAATTATAA
- a CDS encoding MEDS domain-containing protein, whose product MNQKMSDFTESLRVLDYAHILYLSEQADLYIENAVTYILNGIRNGDRVLFVENPRIYPQIHKKLQQLLSAEELGLIHYVNNFDFYWRKGNFHPDAILEYFESILGAFAADGRQCRTWGHIEWASQQDIDHKIIEYETEVDRSMPQRKSISVCAYDAPRVSDSLRERLMLCHGYLMEDSSVSAISFLDERKARN is encoded by the coding sequence ATGAACCAAAAAATGAGCGATTTTACCGAGTCTTTGCGCGTCCTCGACTATGCGCATATCCTTTACTTAAGCGAACAGGCCGATTTGTATATTGAAAATGCCGTAACTTATATATTAAACGGCATCCGCAACGGCGACCGCGTGCTCTTTGTCGAGAACCCGCGGATCTATCCGCAGATCCATAAAAAGCTCCAGCAGTTATTGAGTGCTGAAGAATTGGGCTTGATTCATTATGTCAATAATTTCGATTTCTATTGGCGGAAAGGAAATTTCCACCCCGACGCCATCCTGGAGTATTTCGAAAGCATCCTCGGCGCCTTCGCGGCAGACGGCCGTCAATGCCGGACTTGGGGCCATATCGAATGGGCCAGCCAGCAAGACATCGATCATAAGATCATCGAGTACGAAACGGAAGTCGACCGATCCATGCCTCAGCGCAAATCCATATCCGTTTGTGCATACGATGCGCCCCGCGTCTCGGATAGCCTTCGCGAGCGGCTCATGCTTTGCCATGGTTACCTAATGGAAGATTCCAGCGTTTCCGCAATATCTTTTCTTGACGAGAGAAAAGCCCGGAATTAG
- a CDS encoding GNAT family N-acetyltransferase — MNETIRQLTGDDFQALQDMDTGIDDDYVIRVFDRISTGPNRIFGLFQDGQLASIGGYTIFAGSYAMLGRMRSDVRFRGQSLSSRLMAHVRDAALEHPGIRFVGANTQEFNLPAQRVLEKIGLSRQAELFSAITGTVEIFETGAAPWRKIDSHDEKMRWLEAVYIRSGRVFPLECYYPFPATPDLFSGEALAQWDFHENPARDRIVITKHDVKKYDYLHTIYPWEDLFDQPGLWETLRAPFEKIRHDSREGAFVWIDLTRAQASKLPDGHPFDLPSPWFLYGTELD, encoded by the coding sequence ATGAACGAAACGATCCGCCAATTGACCGGTGACGACTTTCAGGCTTTACAGGATATGGACACCGGCATCGACGATGATTATGTCATCCGTGTATTCGACCGGATTTCGACAGGGCCTAACCGCATATTCGGTTTGTTCCAGGACGGACAGCTCGCAAGCATCGGAGGTTACACCATTTTTGCCGGCAGCTACGCCATGCTCGGGCGTATGCGGAGCGACGTGCGCTTTCGCGGCCAAAGCTTATCTTCGCGCCTGATGGCCCATGTCCGTGATGCGGCATTGGAACATCCCGGTATCCGCTTTGTCGGCGCGAACACACAAGAGTTCAATTTGCCGGCACAGCGCGTGTTGGAAAAAATCGGCCTATCCCGCCAAGCTGAATTATTTTCCGCCATCACCGGAACCGTGGAGATTTTCGAAACCGGCGCTGCGCCTTGGCGAAAAATAGACAGCCATGATGAAAAGATGCGCTGGCTCGAGGCAGTTTATATCCGCTCAGGGCGGGTCTTCCCGCTGGAATGCTATTATCCATTTCCCGCAACCCCTGACCTGTTTTCCGGCGAGGCACTTGCACAATGGGATTTTCATGAAAACCCGGCACGCGACCGGATCGTCATCACTAAGCACGATGTAAAGAAATACGATTATCTCCACACCATCTACCCATGGGAAGATTTATTCGACCAGCCAGGCCTATGGGAAACCTTGCGCGCACCGTTTGAAAAGATCCGCCATGATTCCAGGGAAGGCGCTTTTGTATGGATCGACTTGACGCGTGCACAAGCCAGCAAATTGCCGGACGGGCATCCGTTTGATTTGCCGTCTCCTTGGTTTTTATACGGCACAGAACTCGATTGA
- a CDS encoding TlpA family protein disulfide reductase codes for MKLPLQLLMLAAVLLAFTSCSEALSENRGPTAPDFVLPDLNGTVHHLDDYRGEKVYLLFWASWCSICLSGLNEMEELIESDEDFIVLTIVSPGTYAERNPKEFKAWFSTIDHDGDFIVLLDEGGKTFNQYQLEAYPSSIWIDTDGKIIEQHTGHVTNYDILELMNSIH; via the coding sequence ATGAAGTTACCGCTCCAGTTGCTGATGTTGGCTGCCGTCCTGCTCGCCTTCACTTCCTGTTCCGAGGCTTTATCCGAAAACCGCGGCCCCACGGCACCTGATTTTGTATTGCCTGACCTCAATGGCACCGTCCACCACCTCGACGATTACCGGGGCGAGAAAGTCTACCTTCTATTCTGGGCCTCCTGGTGCTCCATCTGCCTCTCGGGATTGAACGAAATGGAAGAGCTTATCGAAAGCGATGAAGATTTCATCGTCCTCACAATTGTCTCCCCTGGGACCTATGCCGAACGGAACCCCAAAGAATTCAAAGCCTGGTTCTCAACCATCGACCATGACGGCGATTTCATCGTCCTCCTAGATGAAGGCGGAAAAACCTTCAACCAATACCAACTGGAAGCTTACCCCAGTTCTATATGGATCGATACTGACGGCAAGATTATCGAACAACACACCGGCCACGTGACCAACTACGACATACTCGAATTGATGAACTCGATTCACTAG